Within Halopelagius longus, the genomic segment AATCCGACGACGCCTACCTCGTCGTCTTCGACGCTCCCGGCGCACAACGGAGCGACGTGCAGGTTCGGTTCCTCGACGGCGAAGTCGAGGTGCGAATCGACCGCTTCCGCGACTTCCACGAGGGGTTCGACATGCGCTTCCCGGGTCGCGGGCTGTCGCTCGACGGGTCCGCGGAACTGCCCGACGGCGCGTCCGTAGACGCGACGGACGCGACGGCGACGCTGGCGTCCAACGGGACGCTCCGCGTCCGCATCCCGAAGGACGACGAGGCCCGAGACGTGGAAGTGACCGAGGAGGGCGAGGAGACGGACGAACTCGGCTCGGACGGGGACTCGGACGTCGAGATGTCGGACGTCGAAGAGACCGTCTCCCAGAGCGAGGGCGAGACGGTCGGCGACGGCGACGCCCTCGAATCCGACTACCGAGACGAGTAGCCCGTCACTCGACGGCCATCCCTTCTACGACCTCGAACGCCTCGTCGCCTCGGAAGCGGCGGGGGTCGTACGGTTCTATCGACG encodes:
- a CDS encoding Hsp20/alpha crystallin family protein; the encoded protein is MSGLKEFGESAAKSVLERIGRGVGRVQERKPLPYDVLESDDAYLVVFDAPGAQRSDVQVRFLDGEVEVRIDRFRDFHEGFDMRFPGRGLSLDGSAELPDGASVDATDATATLASNGTLRVRIPKDDEARDVEVTEEGEETDELGSDGDSDVEMSDVEETVSQSEGETVGDGDALESDYRDE